The Candidatus Binatota bacterium genome segment GAGTGGGTGCTCGCGGTGGGTAACCCCTTCGGGCTCGATCACACGGTGACCGCCGGCATCGTTTCGGCCAAGGGGCGTCGCATCAGCCAGGGCAATCCCTACGACGACTTCGTCCAGACCGACGCCGCCATCAATCCGGGCAACTCGGGTGGGCCGTTGATAAACCTCGCGGGACAGGTCGTGGGTATAAACACGGCGATTTTCTCGCGCGGTGGCGGCAGCATAGGTATCGGCTTTTCGATTCCCATCAACATGGCGCGGCGGGCGGTTCCGCAGCTCAAGGAGCACGGTTTTGTTACCCGCGGGTGGCTGGGCGTCCGCATTCAACCAGTGGACGATGACATCGCCGAGTCGCTGGGACTGGACGAGGCCCAGGGCGCCCTCGTGGCCTCGGTGTTCGACGACAGCCCGGCCAGCGAGGCCGGTGTCGAGGCCGGCGACGTCATTGTTTCGTTCGACGGTAAGGACGTAGACAAATCCGAGGACCTGCCCGCGATAGTCGCCGAGACCGTACCGGGTAAAGAAGTCGAGCTGGTTGTCATTCGCGACGGAGCATCGACTACCCTCAAGGTCACCGTGGCCCGGATGGATTCAGACGAGGAGCCGGCCAAGCCGGTGAAGGCCGAGGCGCTGGGACTGTCGGTGCAGGACATCACCGCGGAGCTCGCGGCCGAGCTTGGCATTGATACCGACGTGGAGGGCGTGATCGTCTCGGCCGTAGAGGCGGGGTCTCCCGCTGAGAGCGTGGGCATCAGGCCGGGCGATGTTATCGAGCAGGTTGCCAACACGAGGGTCAGCAACGTCAAGGAGTTTCGCGAGCAGCTCGCCGACAGGGACGAGGACGACAGCGTGCTGGTGTTGGTGCGGCGTGGTGACGACACCCTGTTCCGGGTGATCAAGCCTGGCGCCGAGGACTGAGGGTAACCGGGGTTTCTGTGATCCGACCGAGCTGGGGGGTCTCTCGCCGGTTTCTTGCCTATACCTGCGGGCTGTTGTTGCTCGCCGGACTCGCCGGGGGACTGCTGGCCTGGCGTTTCTACCTGCAGACCGACGAGCTTCTCACCGGGCACTTCGCGGGGCAGCGCTGGGATTTCCCCTCGCGCATCTATTCCGACCAGTACGCCGTCTACCCGGGGCTGGGCGTGGATGGCGAGCTGTTTGCCTGGAGGCTCAAGCGCAGGGGCTACGTCGCGGTGCGAGACAGACCCAAGGCCAGGGGAGAGTACCGCTACGTTGCGGCCGGCGGTGAGCCGGGGCAGCCACGCAGGCTCGAACTGTTTCTTCGTTCTTTTGATTTCCCGGGTCGGCGCGAAGCGGGCCGCCTGCTCGACATCAGGCTCGACGCGGGCGGGCGCATACTGGGTATGCACGAAGGCACTGGCGGTGAGGAGATATACTCGTTTTTTCTCGAGCCGGTGATGCTGGCCGGCCTGCACGGCGAACTGCGCGAAGACAGGCGGGAAATGAAAATAGCCGAGGTCCCTGCGCCCCTGGTGCGGGCCGTCGTATCGGTGGAGGATCGTCGTTTTTTTGAGCATCGCGGTGTCGACCTGCGGGGACTGGCACGCGCGTTCCTCGTCAACCTGAGGTCGGGCAGGGTCAGGCAGGGGGGGTCTACGCTTACCCAGCAGCTCATGAAGAACTTCTTCCTTGATAATGAGCGCACCCTTACCCGCAAGGCGAGGGAGGCAGTGATGGCGGTCATGGCCGAGCGCCGCTTTTCCAAGCTCGAAATACTCGAAAACTATCTCAACGAGATCTACCTCGGACAGAAAGGCGGGGTTGGCGTGCACGGCCTCGGCCTGGTACTTCGGCCGAGAACCGCGGGAGCTCTCGCTGGGGCAGGCGGCTATGCTGGCCGGCGTCATTCGGGCGCCCAACTACTACTCGCCCCACCGCCATCCCGAGCGCGCCATCGAGCGCCGCAACGTCGTGCTGCGGGTGCTACTCGACGTGGGCGAGATCGACCACCGTACTTATCGCAGGGCCCTGGCCGAGCCCCTGGGAACCGTGCCGCCGGTTGCGGCTACGGGTAGCGCGTCACATTTCACTGATTTCGTTCGCAACGAACTCAAGGAGAACTTTCCCGCCGAGGTGCTCAAGAGCGAGGGCTACAGCATCTTCACGACCCTGGACGCGGGTTTTCAACACGCGGCCGAGCGGGCCGTTGCCGAGGAGCTCGACAGGCTCGAGCGGGATTTTCCCACCCTGGTCAGGGAGCAGGGCGACCGCATAGAAGGGGCGCTGGTTGTCCTGAACCCACGCACGGGAAGGATCCTCTCCATGGTGGGTGGGCGCGACTACGGGCGCACTCAGTTCAACAGGGTCCTCAACGCGCGCAGGCAGACCGGCTCGGTGTTCAAGCCGGTCGTCATGCTCGCGGCGGTCGGCAGCGAGGAAGTAGGCAGGGTGCACCTGCTGCCCACCAGCCGCGTGACCGATGAACCGTTTACCTGGGACTATGACGGAAAGCAGTGGTCGCCGGCCAACTACTCGGACAAGTTGTACGGAGAGGTAACCGTCCGCGAGTCACTGGAGCGCTCGATCAACACCGCCACCGCGAGGATCGCTCGCGATGTGGGTATCGAAGAGATACGCGACCTGGCCGTTCGCCTGGGAGTAGACGAAGAGTTGCGGCCCTGGCCAGCCATCTCGCTGGGCGCTTACGAGATCACGCCCTTCGACGTCGCCCGCGTGTACTCGGTGTTTGCCAGCGGTGGCATGAAGGCCGAACCGCTGGGGGTTGCCAAGGTTGTCGACCGAACGGGTAAGGTCATCGAGGGCAACCGCCTGGAGTTTGAACGGGTAATCCCCGCCGAGGACGCTTACCTGGTGACTCACCTGTTGGAGGGAGTAATGGAGCGAGGCACGGGTCGACGTGCGCGCACCGACGGTTTTACTCGCCCGGCCGCCGGCAAGACCGGCACCAGCAACGACTACAACGACGCCTGGTTTGCCGGCTACACCCCCGGGCTGCTAGCGGTGGCCTGGGTGGGCTTCGACAAGGCCGGGCACGTGGGCCTGAGCGGGGCGACGGCTGCGCTGCCCGTGTGGACGCGTTTTATGAAGGAAGCACTCGAGGACCAGCCACCGTCGGCTTTCCAGGTGCCGGCCGGCGTCAAGCTGGTCGAGGTCGATGCTCGAAGTGGACTGTTGGCCACCGTGGCTTGTAACGATACAATCACGGAGGCATTTCTCGAGAATGACGTTCCCACCCAACACTGTGGTGCCCTTGGCCACCTGCTGCCCAGGTAGGCAGACCCCTGGCACTGAAACAGTGCCGGCCCTGGCAGTCGTTGCGCGCCTTGTTCTGCTCTGTTCCCTGTTGCTCGTCTCGGCCTGCTCGGTGGCCAACCTGCCGCGTTTTCCGGCCGACGGTGCCTCGGCGGGTCGGCCGGGGCAGGAGCCGGTTAAGTCGGGGCAACTGGCCAGGGCGGGGCTGCTGCTCGACGAGGCCGTCGCTGCGGCTGCTGCCGGGGGACAGCTGGGGGCGGGACGCCTGGCCAGCCTGCGCTTTGTTGCCCGCGCGAGGGACCTGATGACACGCGAACGTAACGAAGAGGCCCTCGACCTGCTCGAGCGCTCCATGGGGCTGGACGGCGGCAGCTGGTACACCTGGTTGTACATGGCCGAGGCATGGCGCCGGGGCGGTGACCCAGCCCGCGGACGGGTGTACCTGGAGAAACTCGACGGCCGAGTCCCCGATGACGACCAACTGGCGCTTGAAATTGAGCTGCTCAGGCGGCAGGTGTATCTCCCCGCCGGGCTCACCGGCAAAATTTCTGGCCGGGACGGCTGAACGTGCTTGTACTGGGTATAGAAACTTCCTGCGATGACACGTCGGCCGCGCTGGTCGAGGATCGGACGGTGCTGTCCAACCTGGTGGCTTCGCAGGACGCGTTGCACGCCGACTACGGTGGAGTGGTGCCAGAGCTGGCGGCGCGACGCCACCTTGAGACGGTACAGACCGTTATCGGGCGGGCACTGGAGCTGGGCAACAGGCAACTCGGCGAAATCGACGTTGTCGCTGTTACGCGCGGGCCGGGGCTGGTGGGTTCACTGCTGGTGGGCCTGTCGGCGGCCCAGGGCCTGGCGCTGGCGCTCGACCGACCGCTGTACGGGATCAACCATCTCGAAGGACACGTGTTGTCTCCGCTGGTCGAAGCGCAGGACGATTTCCCCTTGCTGTCAGTGCTGGTGTCCGGTGGACACACGGCGATGTACCTTGTCGAAGACGTGGGCGTATATAGGGAGCTTAGCCGCACGCGCGACGATTCGGCCGGTGAGGCTTTCGACAAGGGTGCCAAGATGCTCGACCTGGGCTGGCCCGGGGGCAAGGTCATGGACGAACTGGGGAGCAGGGGCGATCCGACCGCGCTGCGTTTTCCGCGGCCGCGGGTCCGTGACGATTCGCTGGCATTCAGCTTCTCGGGCCTGAAAACATCACTATGGGATTTTCTTCACTCCGACGACAGCAAGGGCCACAGTCTCGAGGACGTGTGCGCGTCGTACCAGGAAGCCATAGTAGATTGCCTGTTGAAAAGGGTAGGGGAGGCCGTGGAACGTTTTGCCCCCGCATCGGTAGCGGTTGCCGGTGGCGTGTCGGCCAACAGCCGGCTGCGCAGGCGACTTACCGAGCAACTGTTGCAGAGTGGCATGACTCCGTTGTTTCCGCCCTTCAGCCTGTGCACCGACAACGCGGCCATGATCGCCTACGCGGCGGTTCGTCGCATGGAAAACGGCCTGCCGGGCGAGCAACTCGAAGCCGTGTCCCGGCTGCCGCTGGGCTCGGTGCAGTGAAGCGCCAATGGTGAAGTTCCAGTGGTGAAGGGCTCCCGGCGGCGGGCTCCGCGGCTGGGGCAGAACTTTCTCGTCGACAGGGTTGCCTGTGAAAGGATAGTCGACTGGGCGGGTGCACGGGGCCGCAGCGTGGTCGAGATCGGTCCTGGCCGAGGCGCGTTGACCGGACTGCTCGCCGATCACTCGAGCAAACTGCTGGCCATCGAGCTCGACAGCAAATTGGCCGCGAAGCTGTCGGCACGTTACGACAACAGCGATCACGTCCGCGTGCTGCAGGCCGACGCGCTAGCGGTCAATCTGGACGCACTGCTCGACGAGCCCTGCCTGGTGGTGGGCAATCTTCCCTACGAGAGCGGTACTGCCATCGTCCGTCACCTGCTCGAGCAGCACCCACCGGTGGAAGAGATGGTGGTCATGCTGCAGAAG includes the following:
- a CDS encoding DegQ family serine endoprotease, with protein sequence MVAKNGLRAALVLAGVLVGVVVTVSLNRQSCTAADDVVPPTLLPVGQPLSVGSSGLPDFVSLVDTIAPSVVNISVSEKASSKLGRRRDFSGPFGLPSPFERPERKPRTRRSLGSGFIIDTEGYILTNHHVVADASKIVVRLHDESEYDAEVIGSDEKTDIAVIRITDAADLQPVPLGDSDALRVGEWVLAVGNPFGLDHTVTAGIVSAKGRRISQGNPYDDFVQTDAAINPGNSGGPLINLAGQVVGINTAIFSRGGGSIGIGFSIPINMARRAVPQLKEHGFVTRGWLGVRIQPVDDDIAESLGLDEAQGALVASVFDDSPASEAGVEAGDVIVSFDGKDVDKSEDLPAIVAETVPGKEVELVVIRDGASTTLKVTVARMDSDEEPAKPVKAEALGLSVQDITAELAAELGIDTDVEGVIVSAVEAGSPAESVGIRPGDVIEQVANTRVSNVKEFREQLADRDEDDSVLVLVRRGDDTLFRVIKPGAED
- the tsaD gene encoding tRNA (adenosine(37)-N6)-threonylcarbamoyltransferase complex transferase subunit TsaD translates to MNVLVLGIETSCDDTSAALVEDRTVLSNLVASQDALHADYGGVVPELAARRHLETVQTVIGRALELGNRQLGEIDVVAVTRGPGLVGSLLVGLSAAQGLALALDRPLYGINHLEGHVLSPLVEAQDDFPLLSVLVSGGHTAMYLVEDVGVYRELSRTRDDSAGEAFDKGAKMLDLGWPGGKVMDELGSRGDPTALRFPRPRVRDDSLAFSFSGLKTSLWDFLHSDDSKGHSLEDVCASYQEAIVDCLLKRVGEAVERFAPASVAVAGGVSANSRLRRRLTEQLLQSGMTPLFPPFSLCTDNAAMIAYAAVRRMENGLPGEQLEAVSRLPLGSVQ